One window of the Staphylococcus equorum genome contains the following:
- a CDS encoding DUF4889 domain-containing protein has product MKNKKMFAIVISSVMLIVAIVLVIMMMSSGPKETYYGYMENSTTAEKVISEKDKKIEKDVKLPSESGFSPKSGDFVKLVKAEGDDTYSEMEVIDHDDMPHGLMMKIHDMGEMKGM; this is encoded by the coding sequence TTGAAAAACAAAAAAATGTTTGCAATTGTTATTAGTTCAGTAATGTTAATTGTTGCTATTGTTTTAGTCATTATGATGATGTCTAGTGGTCCAAAAGAGACTTACTATGGTTATATGGAAAACAGTACAACAGCTGAAAAAGTAATCAGCGAGAAAGATAAAAAGATAGAAAAAGATGTGAAATTACCTTCTGAATCTGGATTTTCACCTAAGAGCGGAGATTTTGTTAAATTAGTAAAAGCTGAAGGTGACGATACTTATAGTGAAATGGAAGTTATCGATCATGACGATATGCCACATGGCTTAATGATGAAAATTCATGACATGGGTGAAATGAAAGGCATGTAA
- the rsp gene encoding AraC family transcriptional regulator Rsp produces MMESTTLCIHEYLSTYTRRCIDRVILLFSLNNQLDVVINGKHESVGSNLIVINHSDLYQITNAEQLVELIIPVQQFAEIDQSFFHCYYNFKLINSSEYIKYLTLTMIEQLSRLNDTKSSNIIEIITILNKEAKIKQDFIYVPSIQSESNLLNEITVFIKAHVTQPIFSKDISNSFYISAPYISILFKKYLGISFKHYITSLKIAASLAELVHSKETIHAISENMGFNHYPNYTHQFKNHLNMTPNEYRKKFMVLQRIPVKLINEDVSNYIPYFESISVEKPLPSNQVNIELDQLTYKDIAKTPTLFIHIDDLMDIVQSTLNTNLNFTDLSESYLMINNVSKLALEKLNFTGLIDFIDSLFSNNVGIAIRVKSSHQFKFIQDIILQYLKYKNEHHYQQSNSNFIMLFDAEHLSLKEINRLYIKVKNLNIRIKLAITVEGVIKQTHSLKSAFDILHRFNFDFYFIDIEQKEVKSLLNKKSNMFNHSMSYFDYYNQLIDASQIHTSKFVYTKLTKKCFKLYKENTPLETADLMCHILIMLNRGSGVGYELMPKDNMDIALMNRHGICEPLIYLYQIVKPFIGKPLSIHENYIVFKDFQYIHILLFNSLKHRFSPQEVHKFVLRPHVLPTKAMLFIQTLNRDMVLLITPYHLY; encoded by the coding sequence ATGATGGAAAGTACAACACTATGTATTCATGAATATTTAAGTACATACACACGACGTTGTATCGACCGAGTAATCTTGTTATTTTCTTTAAATAACCAACTTGACGTCGTGATCAATGGGAAACATGAATCTGTTGGCAGCAATCTTATCGTTATCAATCATAGCGATTTATATCAAATAACGAATGCTGAACAACTTGTTGAATTAATAATACCTGTACAGCAATTTGCGGAAATAGATCAATCATTCTTTCATTGTTATTATAATTTCAAATTGATAAATTCTAGTGAATATATCAAGTATTTAACATTAACTATGATTGAGCAATTAAGTCGCTTAAATGATACGAAATCTTCAAATATCATTGAAATTATTACCATTTTAAATAAAGAAGCTAAAATTAAACAAGATTTTATTTATGTACCTTCTATTCAATCTGAAAGTAACTTGTTAAATGAAATCACTGTATTTATTAAAGCTCACGTCACTCAGCCTATTTTTTCAAAAGATATTTCTAATTCTTTTTATATATCGGCACCGTATATCTCTATTTTGTTCAAGAAATACTTAGGCATAAGTTTTAAACATTATATTACTAGTTTAAAGATAGCCGCCTCCTTAGCAGAATTAGTTCATAGTAAGGAGACAATCCATGCCATTTCAGAAAATATGGGATTTAACCATTATCCAAATTATACACATCAATTTAAAAACCACTTGAATATGACACCTAATGAATACAGGAAAAAGTTCATGGTATTACAGCGTATCCCTGTTAAGCTAATTAACGAAGACGTTAGTAATTATATCCCCTATTTCGAATCTATTTCAGTAGAAAAGCCATTGCCATCTAATCAGGTCAACATCGAATTGGATCAATTAACCTATAAAGATATTGCAAAAACACCGACGCTTTTTATTCACATTGATGATCTGATGGATATCGTTCAATCAACTTTAAACACTAACCTCAATTTCACTGATTTATCCGAATCCTATTTAATGATTAACAATGTTAGTAAGCTCGCTTTAGAAAAGTTGAATTTCACTGGCTTGATTGACTTCATTGATTCATTATTTTCAAATAATGTAGGTATCGCAATTAGGGTTAAATCTAGCCATCAATTTAAATTTATTCAAGATATCATCTTACAGTATTTAAAATATAAAAATGAGCACCATTATCAACAATCTAACTCTAATTTTATAATGCTTTTCGATGCTGAACATTTGTCATTAAAAGAAATTAACCGTTTATATATTAAAGTAAAAAATTTAAATATACGTATAAAACTAGCTATAACAGTAGAAGGTGTAATCAAACAAACACATTCCTTAAAAAGTGCATTTGATATATTACATAGATTCAATTTTGATTTTTATTTTATTGATATTGAACAAAAAGAGGTCAAATCATTGCTTAATAAGAAAAGTAATATGTTTAATCACTCAATGAGCTATTTTGACTATTATAATCAACTCATTGACGCATCTCAAATTCACACCTCTAAATTTGTATATACCAAACTCACCAAAAAGTGTTTTAAATTATATAAAGAAAATACTCCCTTAGAAACTGCCGACTTAATGTGCCATATATTAATTATGCTCAATCGCGGAAGTGGTGTAGGTTACGAATTAATGCCTAAAGATAATATGGATATTGCATTAATGAATCGTCACGGAATATGTGAGCCTTTAATATATCTATATCAAATTGTGAAACCTTTTATTGGTAAACCTTTATCAATTCATGAAAATTATATCGTTTTTAAGGATTTTCAATATATACACATCTTATTATTTAATTCATTGAAACATCGCTTTTCGCCACAAGAAGTACATAAATTTGTCCTAAGACCTCATGTATTACCTACTAAGGCAATGCTATTTATACAAACACTTAACAGAGACATGGTTTTATTGATTACGCCCTACCACCTTTATTAA
- a CDS encoding peptidoglycan recognition protein family protein yields the protein MNHIYSNFYTTNNKITDLKPYILGIVLHDDAENYAAKDYIDWLNNRIEKNELEKGWASVYVDQDTCYWFHPTEYVEWHCGNIYANTHFIGVERCQSKRDGVLTDQEFMKNEEVSFWVAALLLKKYNLPVNRNTVRIHKEFFETECPDRAWKIHLEDAQTNSESILKLKDYFISRIQGYYNKVVDSELENMG from the coding sequence ATGAATCATATTTATTCCAATTTTTATACCACAAATAATAAAATAACTGATTTAAAACCTTATATATTAGGCATTGTTCTTCATGATGATGCTGAGAATTATGCTGCCAAAGATTATATAGATTGGTTAAATAATAGAATCGAAAAAAATGAACTTGAAAAAGGATGGGCAAGTGTTTATGTAGATCAGGATACTTGCTATTGGTTTCACCCAACAGAATATGTTGAATGGCATTGTGGTAACATCTATGCTAATACACATTTTATAGGTGTAGAACGATGCCAATCTAAAAGAGATGGTGTGCTTACAGATCAAGAATTTATGAAAAATGAAGAAGTTAGTTTTTGGGTTGCTGCACTATTATTGAAAAAATACAATTTACCAGTGAACAGAAATACCGTTAGAATACACAAAGAATTTTTTGAAACTGAATGCCCAGACAGAGCATGGAAGATTCATCTTGAAGATGCACAGACAAATTCAGAATCTATACTAAAACTAAAAGATTATTTTATAAGTAGAATTCAAGGCTATTATAATAAAGTTGTTGATTCTGAACTCGAAAATATGGGCTGA
- a CDS encoding sucrose-specific PTS transporter subunit IIBC: MNYKKSATEILQAIGGEENIDAMAHCATRLRLVLKDESLVDEKELSEMDVVKGTFSTGGQYQIIIGSGTVNKVFAELESITGKEAATTSEVKAEGNKNMNPFQRFVKMLSDIFVPIIPAIVAGGLLMGINNILTAPGIFYDKQSLIEVHNQFKGLAEMINIFANAPFTLLPILIGFSAAKRFGGNAFLGAALGMILVHPELMSAYDYPKALEEGKEIPSWNVLGLEINQVGYQGQVLPMLVAAYILANLEKGLRKVVPAVLDNLLTPLLSILVTAFLTFLFVGPITRTLGYWLSDGLTWLYEFGGAIGGLIFGLLYAPIVITGMHHSFIAIETQLIADSVSTGGSFIFPIATMSNIAQGAAALAAFFIIKENKKLKGVASAAGISALLGITEPAMFGVNLKLRYPFIGAIVGSGIGSAYISFFKVKAIALGTAGLPGFISISGQNNGWLHYGIAMLITFIVAFAVTYTLSFRNKYKNEAG, from the coding sequence ATGAACTATAAAAAATCTGCTACAGAAATACTACAAGCAATCGGTGGAGAAGAAAATATAGATGCGATGGCACATTGTGCCACACGATTACGTCTTGTTCTTAAGGATGAAAGCTTAGTAGATGAAAAAGAATTATCCGAAATGGATGTTGTGAAGGGAACATTTTCTACTGGTGGCCAATATCAAATTATTATAGGTTCCGGTACTGTGAATAAGGTGTTTGCAGAGTTAGAAAGCATAACAGGTAAAGAAGCTGCTACGACATCAGAAGTAAAAGCAGAAGGTAATAAAAACATGAATCCATTCCAGAGATTTGTGAAAATGTTATCTGATATATTTGTACCAATTATCCCTGCAATCGTAGCAGGTGGTTTATTAATGGGAATTAATAATATTCTAACAGCACCAGGTATTTTCTATGATAAACAGTCGTTAATAGAAGTACATAATCAATTCAAAGGTCTGGCAGAAATGATTAACATTTTTGCGAATGCACCGTTTACGCTACTGCCAATTTTAATTGGATTTAGCGCTGCTAAACGCTTTGGAGGAAACGCCTTTCTTGGAGCAGCCTTAGGGATGATTCTTGTGCATCCAGAGTTAATGAGCGCCTATGATTATCCCAAAGCTTTAGAAGAAGGGAAAGAAATACCTTCTTGGAATGTGCTTGGTTTAGAAATAAATCAGGTAGGTTATCAAGGGCAAGTATTGCCAATGTTAGTAGCTGCTTATATTTTAGCTAATTTAGAAAAAGGTTTACGTAAAGTAGTACCAGCTGTATTAGATAATTTATTAACACCGCTACTTTCAATTTTAGTTACTGCATTTTTAACATTTTTATTTGTTGGACCCATCACACGCACGTTAGGCTATTGGTTATCTGATGGACTAACGTGGTTATATGAATTTGGTGGTGCAATTGGCGGACTTATTTTTGGTTTGCTATATGCGCCAATTGTAATTACAGGTATGCACCACAGTTTTATTGCAATTGAAACACAATTGATTGCAGATAGTGTGTCTACAGGTGGTTCATTTATTTTCCCAATAGCGACGATGTCTAATATAGCACAAGGTGCAGCAGCTTTAGCCGCTTTCTTTATTATAAAAGAGAACAAGAAATTAAAAGGTGTAGCATCTGCTGCGGGCATCTCAGCACTTTTAGGTATTACGGAACCTGCAATGTTTGGAGTGAATCTAAAATTAAGGTATCCATTCATTGGAGCGATTGTAGGTTCAGGTATTGGTTCAGCTTATATCTCATTCTTTAAAGTTAAAGCAATTGCTTTAGGTACTGCAGGACTTCCAGGTTTTATATCTATTAGCGGTCAGAATAATGGTTGGTTACATTATGGTATTGCGATGCTCATTACCTTTATCGTAGCCTTTGCGGTTACGTACACTTTATCTTTTAGAAATAAATATAAAAATGAAGCAGGATAA
- a CDS encoding magnesium transporter CorA family protein, whose product MISAYKHSQTHEIVESPLDQSASWINVVDPNWEEIDSLINLYGIPEDFVRDPLDAEESARVEYDEDTSYSLIILDIPVVNDTNLKVLSFITIPLGIIIGNKKIITVCNTENEFLENFSRQNINLHFHSRFALNILLTISNHYNRNLRLLNKTRLRIERDLKNNVTNKQLYNLMEVEKSLVYFLAALKGNEAIIKKLFRLPAIKRFDEDEDLLEDLVIENNQALETTKLYTDILESITTSYASLLSNEMNNTMKTLTLFTVFLTLPTLVFSFFGMNVPLPIDDHSYVSWLIVIAISLVIVTIVGAFLWRKQKL is encoded by the coding sequence ATGATTAGTGCATATAAACACTCACAAACACATGAGATTGTTGAATCTCCATTAGATCAATCCGCTTCTTGGATAAATGTAGTTGATCCAAATTGGGAAGAAATTGATTCCTTAATAAATTTATACGGTATCCCAGAGGATTTTGTTAGAGATCCATTAGATGCTGAAGAAAGTGCTCGTGTAGAATATGATGAAGACACAAGTTATTCACTGATTATTCTCGATATACCAGTTGTAAATGATACAAATTTAAAAGTACTTTCTTTTATTACTATTCCTTTAGGTATCATCATTGGCAATAAAAAAATAATAACTGTTTGTAATACTGAAAATGAATTTCTTGAGAACTTTAGTCGTCAAAATATTAATTTACATTTTCATAGTCGCTTTGCACTTAATATATTACTGACGATTTCCAATCACTATAATAGAAATCTTAGATTACTTAATAAAACAAGATTACGCATCGAACGTGATTTAAAAAATAATGTCACGAATAAACAACTTTATAATTTAATGGAAGTAGAAAAAAGTTTAGTATATTTTCTTGCGGCACTTAAAGGCAATGAAGCCATTATCAAAAAATTATTTCGACTACCTGCAATTAAGCGTTTCGATGAAGATGAAGATTTGTTGGAAGATTTGGTTATCGAGAATAACCAAGCCTTAGAAACCACAAAATTATATACAGACATTTTAGAGAGTATTACAACCTCTTATGCTTCATTGCTTTCTAATGAAATGAACAATACGATGAAGACATTAACGTTGTTTACTGTTTTCTTAACCTTACCTACATTAGTATTTAGTTTTTTTGGTATGAATGTACCCTTACCTATAGATGATCACAGCTATGTATCATGGCTCATTGTTATTGCTATTTCATTAGTCATCGTGACGATTGTTGGCGCATTTTTATGGCGTAAACAAAAGCTTTGA
- a CDS encoding TetR/AcrR family transcriptional regulator — protein sequence MPEDRRVRKTKSAIKNAFIQLLEEKELEKITIQNITQLADVNRGTFYLHYEDKYILLSDMEDEFISRLADRIVFEKVIMHDVSIEAFAKAFSEEVLKNIITYLYDNIEFYKVIFKLDRKSKIEEKISDLMLNNMKKSIPFSNTVSDIPIDYFHSYVNGATVSFIKHWVQDEDRMDPDTVVDYLFKIIFNGPLRLMANEHQHTDHTK from the coding sequence ATGCCAGAAGATCGACGTGTACGTAAAACTAAATCAGCGATTAAAAATGCTTTTATACAATTGCTTGAAGAAAAAGAGTTAGAAAAAATTACGATACAAAATATTACCCAATTAGCCGATGTGAACCGTGGTACTTTTTATTTACACTATGAAGATAAATACATTTTACTTTCTGATATGGAAGATGAATTTATATCAAGGTTAGCCGATAGAATTGTATTCGAAAAAGTCATCATGCATGATGTAAGTATTGAAGCATTTGCCAAAGCATTTTCAGAGGAAGTTTTAAAGAATATCATTACTTATTTATATGACAATATTGAATTTTATAAAGTGATTTTTAAACTTGATAGAAAAAGTAAAATAGAAGAAAAAATTTCTGATTTAATGCTAAATAATATGAAAAAAAGCATACCTTTTAGTAATACTGTTTCTGATATTCCTATTGATTATTTTCATAGTTATGTAAATGGGGCCACAGTTTCGTTTATAAAACATTGGGTACAAGATGAAGATAGAATGGATCCAGATACAGTAGTTGATTATTTGTTTAAAATTATCTTTAATGGTCCTTTACGTCTTATGGCAAATGAGCACCAGCATACTGATCATACAAAGTAA
- a CDS encoding ABC transporter permease, with protein sequence MNIFKSKLLWIAPIAILIILAIFSIGFYPAYNPQPKEMPIAIVNHDEGTSIQSKDINIGKNLEDKLKDSNSDEIKWINVDSEKEARKGLDEQKYFGAAIFEEDFSKNAMSKTQKIVMDTKKQEMEDKVKSGEIPAAQAKQMQQKMAQESSNQNITVKQAQFKTLTNSGANMQASQMSSNMLKGIGDNLNKQISKQSLDTLDQQNVQIDASDIKDITTPVNVINKKVNEVKDHQASGNAPFLMFMPVWISSIVASLLLFFAFRTSNNIEISQRIIASIGQMIVGVITAFVGGFGYVYFMSGVLGFDFPDINKIAIYISISILGFMGLILGVMTWLGMKSIPIFFIAMFFSMQLVTSPKQMLPKFYQDYIVDWNPFTHYAEYLRELLYMHQSLEMNSTMWMFVGFIIFGIISSILAAMIRKHSGKRSELPS encoded by the coding sequence ATGAATATATTTAAAAGTAAATTACTTTGGATTGCGCCAATAGCGATATTAATCATACTTGCAATTTTTTCAATTGGTTTTTATCCAGCGTATAATCCTCAACCTAAAGAGATGCCAATCGCAATTGTGAATCATGATGAAGGGACATCTATTCAAAGTAAAGATATAAATATAGGTAAAAATTTAGAAGATAAATTGAAAGATAGTAACTCTGACGAAATAAAATGGATCAATGTAGATAGTGAAAAAGAAGCACGTAAAGGATTAGATGAACAAAAATATTTTGGTGCTGCAATTTTCGAAGAAGATTTTTCAAAAAATGCGATGAGTAAAACTCAAAAGATAGTAATGGATACTAAGAAACAAGAAATGGAAGATAAAGTGAAATCAGGTGAAATACCTGCTGCTCAAGCCAAACAAATGCAACAGAAAATGGCTCAAGAAAGTAGTAACCAAAATATAACAGTAAAGCAAGCTCAATTTAAAACACTTACGAATAGTGGGGCGAATATGCAGGCTTCACAAATGTCATCTAATATGCTGAAAGGTATTGGGGATAATCTTAACAAACAAATTTCCAAACAGAGTTTAGATACATTAGACCAACAGAATGTGCAAATAGATGCGAGCGATATCAAAGATATTACAACGCCTGTAAATGTAATAAATAAAAAGGTGAATGAAGTGAAGGACCACCAAGCTAGTGGTAACGCGCCGTTCTTAATGTTTATGCCAGTCTGGATAAGCTCAATTGTAGCTTCATTACTACTATTCTTTGCATTTAGAACGAGTAATAATATTGAAATTTCGCAACGTATTATCGCTTCAATAGGACAAATGATTGTAGGGGTGATTACAGCATTTGTTGGTGGATTTGGGTATGTTTATTTCATGTCAGGTGTGTTAGGTTTTGACTTCCCTGATATAAATAAAATAGCAATTTATATATCCATTTCTATTCTAGGATTTATGGGTTTAATCTTAGGTGTAATGACGTGGCTAGGTATGAAATCAATTCCTATTTTCTTTATAGCAATGTTCTTTAGTATGCAACTCGTAACATCGCCAAAACAAATGTTACCGAAATTTTATCAAGACTATATAGTGGATTGGAACCCATTTACGCACTATGCTGAATATTTAAGAGAATTACTCTATATGCATCAGTCATTAGAAATGAACTCAACGATGTGGATGTTTGTAGGATTTATAATTTTCGGCATAATTTCATCGATATTAGCAGCAATGATTAGAAAGCATAGTGGGAAACGATCAGAATTACCATCTTAA